One genomic segment of Syngnathus scovelli strain Florida unplaced genomic scaffold, RoL_Ssco_1.2 HiC_scaffold_29, whole genome shotgun sequence includes these proteins:
- the LOC125993444 gene encoding janus kinase and microtubule-interacting protein 3-like isoform X10, which yields MRDSQSDTVFLFYFYFNLLSLFWPLFWSHVVVWRHLLDIFGISALPIYSCEQSIFYHLHHLFPPCYITVEMGHYQSRVADLESALKQQGQVRRMEAEEARLKEQIQDIRDQNELLEFRILELEEREWRSPVLKFLQVRFPDGLSPLQIYCEADGVSDIVISDLMKKLDILGDNAVSNLTNEEQVVVIHARTLPTLAEKWLEYIKVTKSALQQKMLDIESEKQKGYLDEELDFRKRSMDQAHKCVASCDQRFSQPQSG from the exons atgcgtgactcacaatccgacaccgtgttcctgttttatttctattttaacttgcttagcttattttggccccttttttggtctcatgttgtggtctggcgccatcttttggacatatttggaatttcagctctgccaatttattcctgtgaacaatccatattttaccatttgcaccatctcttccccccatgttacatcacagtagaaatgggtcactatcaaagcagagtagcagacctggagtcagcgctgaagcaacaaggacag gtcaggcggatggaggcggaagaagcgcgtctgaaagagcaaatccaggatatccgagaccaaaacgaactgcttgagttccgcatcctggagctggag gagagggagtggcgctcccccgttttgaagtttctgcaagtccgtttcccagacggcctcagccctttgcagatctactgtgaggccgacggcgtgagc gacatcgtcatcagtgatctgatgaagaagctggacatcctgggcgataacgccgtgagt aatctcaccaacgaggagcaggtggtcgtgattcacgccaggacccttcccaccctagccgagaag tggttagaatacatcaaagtgaccaagtcagcacttcaacagaagatgttggacattgaaagtgagaag cagaagggctacctggatgaagagttggacttcaggaagcgttccatggaccaggctcataag tgtgtggcatcctgcgaccaaagattcagccaaccccaaagcggttga
- the LOC125993444 gene encoding janus kinase and microtubule-interacting protein 3-like isoform X1: MRDSQSDTVFLFYFYFNLLSLFWPLFWSHVVVWRHLLDIFGISALPIYSCEQSIFYHLHHLFPPCYITVEMGHYQSRVADLESALKQQGQVRRMEAEEARLKEQIQDIRDQNELLEFRILELEEREWRSPVLKFLQVRFPDGLSPLQIYCEADGVSDIVISDLMKKLDILGDNAVSNLTNEEQVVVIHARTLPTLAEKWLEYIKVTKSALQQKMLDIESEKQKGYLDEELDFRKRSMDQAHKRIMELEAMLYKALPQRDCPATDGEKASHAGVNDVLTADQRQELRSAVDQWKRALMCELRERDACILQKRMDLLHSAQQRNKELKEFIEAQKRQIKQLEEKFLFLFLVFSLAFILWP, from the exons atgcgtgactcacaatccgacaccgtgttcctgttttatttctattttaacttgcttagcttattttggccccttttttggtctcatgttgtggtctggcgccatcttttggacatatttggaatttcagctctgccaatttattcctgtgaacaatccatattttaccatttgcaccatctcttccccccatgttacatcacagtagaaatgggtcactatcaaagcagagtagcagacctggagtcagcgctgaagcaacaaggacag gtcaggcggatggaggcggaagaagcgcgtctgaaagagcaaatccaggatatccgagaccaaaacgaactgcttgagttccgcatcctggagctggag gagagggagtggcgctcccccgttttgaagtttctgcaagtccgtttcccagacggcctcagccctttgcagatctactgtgaggccgacggcgtgagc gacatcgtcatcagtgatctgatgaagaagctggacatcctgggcgataacgccgtgagt aatctcaccaacgaggagcaggtggtcgtgattcacgccaggacccttcccaccctagccgagaag tggttagaatacatcaaagtgaccaagtcagcacttcaacagaagatgttggacattgaaagtgagaag cagaagggctacctggatgaagagttggacttcaggaagcgttccatggaccaggctcataag aggatcatggagctggaggccatgttgtacaaggcgctaccgcagcgggactgccccgccacggatggcgaaaaagccagccacgctggcgtgaatgacgtgctgacggcggatcagagacaagagcttaggagcgccgtggaccaatggaagcgagccctgatgtgcgagttgagggagcgcgacgcttgcatcctccaaaagagaatggatctgctgcacagcgcgcaacag aggaacaaagagctgaaagaattcatcgaagctcagaagagacaaatcaaacaattggaggagaagtttctgtttctctttctagtcttctccttggccttcattctgtggccctaa
- the LOC125993444 gene encoding janus kinase and microtubule-interacting protein 3-like isoform X5 — protein sequence MSLRSASPDQRRGLRRREGDQEMGHYQSRVADLESALKQQGQVRRMEAEEARLKEQIQDIRDQNELLEFRILELEEREWRSPVLKFLQVRFPDGLSPLQIYCEADGVSDIVISDLMKKLDILGDNAVSNLTNEEQVVVIHARTLPTLAEKWLEYIKVTKSALQQKMLDIESEKQKGYLDEELDFRKRSMDQAHKRIMELEAMLYKALPQRDCPATDGEKASHAGVNDVLTADQRQELRSAVDQWKRALMCELRERDACILQKRMDLLHSAQQRNKELKEFIEAQKRQIKQLEEKFLFLFLVFSLAFILWP from the exons aaatgggtcactatcaaagcagagtagcagacctggagtcagcgctgaagcaacaaggacag gtcaggcggatggaggcggaagaagcgcgtctgaaagagcaaatccaggatatccgagaccaaaacgaactgcttgagttccgcatcctggagctggag gagagggagtggcgctcccccgttttgaagtttctgcaagtccgtttcccagacggcctcagccctttgcagatctactgtgaggccgacggcgtgagc gacatcgtcatcagtgatctgatgaagaagctggacatcctgggcgataacgccgtgagt aatctcaccaacgaggagcaggtggtcgtgattcacgccaggacccttcccaccctagccgagaag tggttagaatacatcaaagtgaccaagtcagcacttcaacagaagatgttggacattgaaagtgagaag cagaagggctacctggatgaagagttggacttcaggaagcgttccatggaccaggctcataag aggatcatggagctggaggccatgttgtacaaggcgctaccgcagcgggactgccccgccacggatggcgaaaaagccagccacgctggcgtgaatgacgtgctgacggcggatcagagacaagagcttaggagcgccgtggaccaatggaagcgagccctgatgtgcgagttgagggagcgcgacgcttgcatcctccaaaagagaatggatctgctgcacagcgcgcaacag aggaacaaagagctgaaagaattcatcgaagctcagaagagacaaatcaaacaattggaggagaagtttctgtttctctttctagtcttctccttggccttcattctgtggccctaa
- the LOC125993444 gene encoding janus kinase and microtubule-interacting protein 3-like isoform X8 → MGHYQSRVADLESALKQQGQVRRMEAEEARLKEQIQDIRDQNELLEFRILELEEREWRSPVLKFLQVRFPDGLSPLQIYCEADGVSDIVISDLMKKLDILGDNAVSNLTNEEQVVVIHARTLPTLAEKWLEYIKVTKSALQQKMLDIESEKQKGYLDEELDFRKRSMDQAHKRIMELEAMLYKALPQRDCPATDGEKASHAGVNDVLTADQRQELRSAVDQWKRALMCELRERDACILQKRMDLLHSAQQRNKELKEFIEAQKRQIKQLEEKFLFLFLVFSLAFILWP, encoded by the exons atgggtcactatcaaagcagagtagcagacctggagtcagcgctgaagcaacaaggacag gtcaggcggatggaggcggaagaagcgcgtctgaaagagcaaatccaggatatccgagaccaaaacgaactgcttgagttccgcatcctggagctggag gagagggagtggcgctcccccgttttgaagtttctgcaagtccgtttcccagacggcctcagccctttgcagatctactgtgaggccgacggcgtgagc gacatcgtcatcagtgatctgatgaagaagctggacatcctgggcgataacgccgtgagt aatctcaccaacgaggagcaggtggtcgtgattcacgccaggacccttcccaccctagccgagaag tggttagaatacatcaaagtgaccaagtcagcacttcaacagaagatgttggacattgaaagtgagaag cagaagggctacctggatgaagagttggacttcaggaagcgttccatggaccaggctcataag aggatcatggagctggaggccatgttgtacaaggcgctaccgcagcgggactgccccgccacggatggcgaaaaagccagccacgctggcgtgaatgacgtgctgacggcggatcagagacaagagcttaggagcgccgtggaccaatggaagcgagccctgatgtgcgagttgagggagcgcgacgcttgcatcctccaaaagagaatggatctgctgcacagcgcgcaacag aggaacaaagagctgaaagaattcatcgaagctcagaagagacaaatcaaacaattggaggagaagtttctgtttctctttctagtcttctccttggccttcattctgtggccctaa
- the LOC125993444 gene encoding janus kinase and microtubule-interacting protein 3-like isoform X9 — MEAEEARLKEQIQDIRDQNELLEFRILELEEREWRSPVLKFLQVRFPDGLSPLQIYCEADGVSDIVISDLMKKLDILGDNAVSNLTNEEQVVVIHARTLPTLAEKWLEYIKVTKSALQQKMLDIESEKQKGYLDEELDFRKRSMDQAHKRIMELEAMLYKALPQRDCPATDGEKASHAGVNDVLTADQRQELRSAVDQWKRALMCELRERDACILQKRMDLLHSAQQRNKELKEFIEAQKRQIKQLEEKFLFLFLVFSLAFILWP; from the exons atggaggcggaagaagcgcgtctgaaagagcaaatccaggatatccgagaccaaaacgaactgcttgagttccgcatcctggagctggag gagagggagtggcgctcccccgttttgaagtttctgcaagtccgtttcccagacggcctcagccctttgcagatctactgtgaggccgacggcgtgagc gacatcgtcatcagtgatctgatgaagaagctggacatcctgggcgataacgccgtgagt aatctcaccaacgaggagcaggtggtcgtgattcacgccaggacccttcccaccctagccgagaag tggttagaatacatcaaagtgaccaagtcagcacttcaacagaagatgttggacattgaaagtgagaag cagaagggctacctggatgaagagttggacttcaggaagcgttccatggaccaggctcataag aggatcatggagctggaggccatgttgtacaaggcgctaccgcagcgggactgccccgccacggatggcgaaaaagccagccacgctggcgtgaatgacgtgctgacggcggatcagagacaagagcttaggagcgccgtggaccaatggaagcgagccctgatgtgcgagttgagggagcgcgacgcttgcatcctccaaaagagaatggatctgctgcacagcgcgcaacag aggaacaaagagctgaaagaattcatcgaagctcagaagagacaaatcaaacaattggaggagaagtttctgtttctctttctagtcttctccttggccttcattctgtggccctaa
- the LOC125993444 gene encoding janus kinase and microtubule-interacting protein 3-like isoform X7: MRDSQSDTVFLFYFYFNLLSLFWPLFWSHVVVWRHLLDIFGISALPIYSCEQSIFYHLHHLFPPCYITVEMGHYQSRVADLESALKQQGQDIVISDLMKKLDILGDNANLTNEEQVVVIHARTLPTLAEKWLEYIKVTKSALQQKMLDIESEKQKGYLDEELDFRKRSMDQAHKRIMELEAMLYKALPQRDCPATDGEKASHAGVNDVLTADQRQELRSAVDQWKRALMCELRERDACILQKRMDLLHSAQQRNKELKEFIEAQKRQIKQLEEKFLFLFLVFSLAFILWP, encoded by the exons atgcgtgactcacaatccgacaccgtgttcctgttttatttctattttaacttgcttagcttattttggccccttttttggtctcatgttgtggtctggcgccatcttttggacatatttggaatttcagctctgccaatttattcctgtgaacaatccatattttaccatttgcaccatctcttccccccatgttacatcacagtagaaatgggtcactatcaaagcagagtagcagacctggagtcagcgctgaagcaacaaggacag gacatcgtcatcagtgatctgatgaagaagctggacatcctgggcgataacgcc aatctcaccaacgaggagcaggtggtcgtgattcacgccaggacccttcccaccctagccgagaag tggttagaatacatcaaagtgaccaagtcagcacttcaacagaagatgttggacattgaaagtgagaag cagaagggctacctggatgaagagttggacttcaggaagcgttccatggaccaggctcataag aggatcatggagctggaggccatgttgtacaaggcgctaccgcagcgggactgccccgccacggatggcgaaaaagccagccacgctggcgtgaatgacgtgctgacggcggatcagagacaagagcttaggagcgccgtggaccaatggaagcgagccctgatgtgcgagttgagggagcgcgacgcttgcatcctccaaaagagaatggatctgctgcacagcgcgcaacag aggaacaaagagctgaaagaattcatcgaagctcagaagagacaaatcaaacaattggaggagaagtttctgtttctctttctagtcttctccttggccttcattctgtggccctaa
- the LOC125993444 gene encoding janus kinase and microtubule-interacting protein 3-like isoform X3 produces the protein MRDSQSDTVFLFYFYFNLLSLFWPLFWSHVVVWRHLLDIFGISALPIYSCEQSIFYHLHHLFPPCYITVEMGHYQSRVADLESALKQQGQVRRMEAEEARLKEQIQDIRDQNELLEFRILELEEREWRSPVLKFLQVRFPDGLSPLQIYCEADGVSDIVISDLMKKLDILGDNANLTNEEQVVVIHARTLPTLAEKWLEYIKVTKSALQQKMLDIESEKQKGYLDEELDFRKRSMDQAHKRIMELEAMLYKALPQRDCPATDGEKASHAGVNDVLTADQRQELRSAVDQWKRALMCELRERDACILQKRMDLLHSAQQRNKELKEFIEAQKRQIKQLEEKFLFLFLVFSLAFILWP, from the exons atgcgtgactcacaatccgacaccgtgttcctgttttatttctattttaacttgcttagcttattttggccccttttttggtctcatgttgtggtctggcgccatcttttggacatatttggaatttcagctctgccaatttattcctgtgaacaatccatattttaccatttgcaccatctcttccccccatgttacatcacagtagaaatgggtcactatcaaagcagagtagcagacctggagtcagcgctgaagcaacaaggacag gtcaggcggatggaggcggaagaagcgcgtctgaaagagcaaatccaggatatccgagaccaaaacgaactgcttgagttccgcatcctggagctggag gagagggagtggcgctcccccgttttgaagtttctgcaagtccgtttcccagacggcctcagccctttgcagatctactgtgaggccgacggcgtgagc gacatcgtcatcagtgatctgatgaagaagctggacatcctgggcgataacgcc aatctcaccaacgaggagcaggtggtcgtgattcacgccaggacccttcccaccctagccgagaag tggttagaatacatcaaagtgaccaagtcagcacttcaacagaagatgttggacattgaaagtgagaag cagaagggctacctggatgaagagttggacttcaggaagcgttccatggaccaggctcataag aggatcatggagctggaggccatgttgtacaaggcgctaccgcagcgggactgccccgccacggatggcgaaaaagccagccacgctggcgtgaatgacgtgctgacggcggatcagagacaagagcttaggagcgccgtggaccaatggaagcgagccctgatgtgcgagttgagggagcgcgacgcttgcatcctccaaaagagaatggatctgctgcacagcgcgcaacag aggaacaaagagctgaaagaattcatcgaagctcagaagagacaaatcaaacaattggaggagaagtttctgtttctctttctagtcttctccttggccttcattctgtggccctaa
- the LOC125993444 gene encoding janus kinase and microtubule-interacting protein 3-like isoform X11 produces the protein MSLRSASPDQRRGLRRREGDQVEMGHYQSRVADLESALKQQGQDIVISDLMKKLDILGDNAVSNLTNEEQVVVIHARTLPTLAEKWLEYIKVTKSALQQKMLDIESEKQKGYLDEELDFRKRSMDQAHKRIMELEAMLYKALPQRDCPATDGEKASHAGVNDVLTADQRQELRSAVDQWKRALMCELRERDACILQKRMDLLHSAQQRNKELKEFIEAQKRQIKQLEEKFLFLFLVFSLAFILWP, from the exons tagaaatgggtcactatcaaagcagagtagcagacctggagtcagcgctgaagcaacaaggacag gacatcgtcatcagtgatctgatgaagaagctggacatcctgggcgataacgccgtgagt aatctcaccaacgaggagcaggtggtcgtgattcacgccaggacccttcccaccctagccgagaag tggttagaatacatcaaagtgaccaagtcagcacttcaacagaagatgttggacattgaaagtgagaag cagaagggctacctggatgaagagttggacttcaggaagcgttccatggaccaggctcataag aggatcatggagctggaggccatgttgtacaaggcgctaccgcagcgggactgccccgccacggatggcgaaaaagccagccacgctggcgtgaatgacgtgctgacggcggatcagagacaagagcttaggagcgccgtggaccaatggaagcgagccctgatgtgcgagttgagggagcgcgacgcttgcatcctccaaaagagaatggatctgctgcacagcgcgcaacag aggaacaaagagctgaaagaattcatcgaagctcagaagagacaaatcaaacaattggaggagaagtttctgtttctctttctagtcttctccttggccttcattctgtggccctaa
- the LOC125993444 gene encoding janus kinase and microtubule-interacting protein 3-like isoform X4, protein MSLRSASPDQRRGLRRREGDQVEMGHYQSRVADLESALKQQGQVRRMEAEEARLKEQIQDIRDQNELLEFRILELEEREWRSPVLKFLQVRFPDGLSPLQIYCEADGVSDIVISDLMKKLDILGDNAVSNLTNEEQVVVIHARTLPTLAEKWLEYIKVTKSALQQKMLDIESEKQKGYLDEELDFRKRSMDQAHKRIMELEAMLYKALPQRDCPATDGEKASHAGVNDVLTADQRQELRSAVDQWKRALMCELRERDACILQKRMDLLHSAQQRNKELKEFIEAQKRQIKQLEEKFLFLFLVFSLAFILWP, encoded by the exons tagaaatgggtcactatcaaagcagagtagcagacctggagtcagcgctgaagcaacaaggacag gtcaggcggatggaggcggaagaagcgcgtctgaaagagcaaatccaggatatccgagaccaaaacgaactgcttgagttccgcatcctggagctggag gagagggagtggcgctcccccgttttgaagtttctgcaagtccgtttcccagacggcctcagccctttgcagatctactgtgaggccgacggcgtgagc gacatcgtcatcagtgatctgatgaagaagctggacatcctgggcgataacgccgtgagt aatctcaccaacgaggagcaggtggtcgtgattcacgccaggacccttcccaccctagccgagaag tggttagaatacatcaaagtgaccaagtcagcacttcaacagaagatgttggacattgaaagtgagaag cagaagggctacctggatgaagagttggacttcaggaagcgttccatggaccaggctcataag aggatcatggagctggaggccatgttgtacaaggcgctaccgcagcgggactgccccgccacggatggcgaaaaagccagccacgctggcgtgaatgacgtgctgacggcggatcagagacaagagcttaggagcgccgtggaccaatggaagcgagccctgatgtgcgagttgagggagcgcgacgcttgcatcctccaaaagagaatggatctgctgcacagcgcgcaacag aggaacaaagagctgaaagaattcatcgaagctcagaagagacaaatcaaacaattggaggagaagtttctgtttctctttctagtcttctccttggccttcattctgtggccctaa
- the LOC125993444 gene encoding janus kinase and microtubule-interacting protein 3-like isoform X2: MRDSQSDTVFLFYFYFNLLSLFWPLFWSHVVVWRHLLDIFGISALPIYSCEQSIFYHLHHLFPPCYITVEMGHYQSRVADLESALKQQGQVRRMEAEEARLKEQIQDIRDQNELLEFRILELEEREWRSPVLKFLQVRFPDGLSPLQIYCEADGVSDIVISDLMKKLDILGDNAVSNLTNEEQVVVIHARTLPTLAEKWLEYIKVTKSALQQKMLDIESEKKGYLDEELDFRKRSMDQAHKRIMELEAMLYKALPQRDCPATDGEKASHAGVNDVLTADQRQELRSAVDQWKRALMCELRERDACILQKRMDLLHSAQQRNKELKEFIEAQKRQIKQLEEKFLFLFLVFSLAFILWP; the protein is encoded by the exons atgcgtgactcacaatccgacaccgtgttcctgttttatttctattttaacttgcttagcttattttggccccttttttggtctcatgttgtggtctggcgccatcttttggacatatttggaatttcagctctgccaatttattcctgtgaacaatccatattttaccatttgcaccatctcttccccccatgttacatcacagtagaaatgggtcactatcaaagcagagtagcagacctggagtcagcgctgaagcaacaaggacag gtcaggcggatggaggcggaagaagcgcgtctgaaagagcaaatccaggatatccgagaccaaaacgaactgcttgagttccgcatcctggagctggag gagagggagtggcgctcccccgttttgaagtttctgcaagtccgtttcccagacggcctcagccctttgcagatctactgtgaggccgacggcgtgagc gacatcgtcatcagtgatctgatgaagaagctggacatcctgggcgataacgccgtgagt aatctcaccaacgaggagcaggtggtcgtgattcacgccaggacccttcccaccctagccgagaag tggttagaatacatcaaagtgaccaagtcagcacttcaacagaagatgttggacattgaaagtgagaag aagggctacctggatgaagagttggacttcaggaagcgttccatggaccaggctcataag aggatcatggagctggaggccatgttgtacaaggcgctaccgcagcgggactgccccgccacggatggcgaaaaagccagccacgctggcgtgaatgacgtgctgacggcggatcagagacaagagcttaggagcgccgtggaccaatggaagcgagccctgatgtgcgagttgagggagcgcgacgcttgcatcctccaaaagagaatggatctgctgcacagcgcgcaacag aggaacaaagagctgaaagaattcatcgaagctcagaagagacaaatcaaacaattggaggagaagtttctgtttctctttctagtcttctccttggccttcattctgtggccctaa
- the LOC125993444 gene encoding janus kinase and microtubule-interacting protein 3-like isoform X6, giving the protein MRDSQSDTVFLFYFYFNLLSLFWPLFWSHVVVWRHLLDIFGISALPIYSCEQSIFYHLHHLFPPCYITVEMGHYQSRVADLESALKQQGQDIVISDLMKKLDILGDNAVSNLTNEEQVVVIHARTLPTLAEKWLEYIKVTKSALQQKMLDIESEKQKGYLDEELDFRKRSMDQAHKRIMELEAMLYKALPQRDCPATDGEKASHAGVNDVLTADQRQELRSAVDQWKRALMCELRERDACILQKRMDLLHSAQQRNKELKEFIEAQKRQIKQLEEKFLFLFLVFSLAFILWP; this is encoded by the exons atgcgtgactcacaatccgacaccgtgttcctgttttatttctattttaacttgcttagcttattttggccccttttttggtctcatgttgtggtctggcgccatcttttggacatatttggaatttcagctctgccaatttattcctgtgaacaatccatattttaccatttgcaccatctcttccccccatgttacatcacagtagaaatgggtcactatcaaagcagagtagcagacctggagtcagcgctgaagcaacaaggacag gacatcgtcatcagtgatctgatgaagaagctggacatcctgggcgataacgccgtgagt aatctcaccaacgaggagcaggtggtcgtgattcacgccaggacccttcccaccctagccgagaag tggttagaatacatcaaagtgaccaagtcagcacttcaacagaagatgttggacattgaaagtgagaag cagaagggctacctggatgaagagttggacttcaggaagcgttccatggaccaggctcataag aggatcatggagctggaggccatgttgtacaaggcgctaccgcagcgggactgccccgccacggatggcgaaaaagccagccacgctggcgtgaatgacgtgctgacggcggatcagagacaagagcttaggagcgccgtggaccaatggaagcgagccctgatgtgcgagttgagggagcgcgacgcttgcatcctccaaaagagaatggatctgctgcacagcgcgcaacag aggaacaaagagctgaaagaattcatcgaagctcagaagagacaaatcaaacaattggaggagaagtttctgtttctctttctagtcttctccttggccttcattctgtggccctaa